Within Bacteroidota bacterium, the genomic segment TTAATTCTCCATCTCTGTATTCTTTTACACAAATACCGACAACAAATTGCCCGAACAAAGTTGGTGTTCCGGTTAACAATCCGGTTTCTGAATTTATAGTTAATTCCGGACTGGCTTCCATGGGATATGTAGCACTAAACCCCTCAGCATAATCCAAAGTTGGAAATGGTGGTGAGCTAATAGGAGGCACAGAAAACAGGTCGGGAATTGGAGCAGTTAACCCACCTCCAAGAAACGGTGCACATAATTCATACACTAAAGAATCTCCATCAGGGTCAGTTGCCGAATGATCAAATTGAAATGGGTATCCCCCACAAATAACGATTGGTGGAAATGTATTAAACCTTGGACTGGAATTGCAAATATCTCCCGGGTTTGGTATATATGCCCAATAAGTAGCTCCTTGTGAATCAGGTTCATCCAGATTAATAATAGAAGAATTTCGACAACAACGCTGATAAACTAAATCATATCCTCCTAAACTATTAGGTAAATTAATTATCACTTCATAAACCCCTTCTTCCACACATATATCCGGTGCATCCACAATACATGGATTCGTTAAGTCAGGATCAATTAAAGTGGAGCTTAATAAGGGTATAGAAATTTGCTGTTGTAACACTCCGCTACTGTTATAGATATATAAGTATAAAGGGTCATCAAAATCGGCACCGGAAGAATAGCAATCTCTGTAAATTTTTATCGTAACCTTATAATTATTATCACTTAGGCAGTCGTAATACATTTCACCCCCAATTAAATGGTAAGCATAACTCGAAATACTAAACAGCAAACAAAATGATATATATAGAAAGTGTTTCAAAAAACTGTAATTATTGGATTTATAAAATTAGACTAAAGCAACCAAAGAATTTATCATTAGCCAGTCAATTTAATAAAACGTTAAATCGTAAACTATTGCTGAAAGACTTAACTACAAAAAATTAAAAAATTATTCATTGCTTCAGCAAGTTCCGAAGGCTGTTCAATCATACTCATATGACCACTTTTATTAAACAATTCCACTTGTGAAACGGCGGCAATACTTGTTTGCTTAAGCAATACTTCTTTAGGCATAATGGCATCATCTTCTCCTATACCAAAAAATACAGGAACATTTACATTGCGCAATACTTCAGAAGTATCTTCACGATTTGCCATTGCTTTCAAGTGAGTAGTCAATCCCTTTATAGGAGTTGCTGATATCATTTGCAAATGCGTATCTATAAATTGTTGATCTGAATTTTTTGAAAATAATTTAGGGGTAAAATCTTTTAAATACACTTCTGCACCATGTTGAATAATAAATTCTGCTGATTTATTTCTACCTGCTTTTTTCTCTGCATCATCAGCAAATACATGGGAGTGTAATAAGCCAACACCCAACATCATGGATGCATACTTTTTTGCA encodes:
- a CDS encoding alpha/beta hydrolase, whose translation is MDTSKFIEINSHKFYYSLNGEGKCLILIHGYGAAGYIWNSIIPLIDKQWCVLIPELPGSGISDVQPNASIEDFADMLHAILKKESISQCVVIGHSMGGYIAMEFAKKYASMMLGVGLLHSHVFADDAEKKAGRNKSAEFIIQHGAEVYLKDFTPKLFSKNSDQQFIDTHLQMISATPIKGLTTHLKAMANREDTSEVLRNVNVPVFFGIGEDDAIMPKEVLLKQTSIAAVSQVELFNKSGHMSMIEQPSELAEAMNNFLIFCS